From Cannabis sativa cultivar Pink pepper isolate KNU-18-1 chromosome 8, ASM2916894v1, whole genome shotgun sequence, a single genomic window includes:
- the LOC115699923 gene encoding uncharacterized mitochondrial protein AtMg00810-like: MFYKHSEEGMVAILIMYVDDIVITGDDIDEQERLKRRLGEEFEIKDLGPLKYFLGMEFARSKEGIFVSQRKYVLDLLNETGMMGCKPAETPSEPNVKLQAVEDLKSVKDKELYQRLVGRLIYLSHTRPDIAFSMSMVSQFMHSPGSRHFDAVYRILRYLKGTLGKGLLFRPRGHLEIEAYTDADWAGSTLDKRSTSGYCSYVGGNLVTWRSKKQSVVARSSAEVEFRAVAHGICEIIWIKRLLEELKSSQSSPMKLYCDNKAAIAIAHNLVLHDRTKHVEVDKHFIKEKIESGQVCMPYVSSEDQVADIFTKGLCKKQFNFLTSKLAMENIFLPNLRGSVGKSAFLIIIIIQYSCIIIILFLLYHIFRELV; encoded by the coding sequence ATGTTCTACAAACATTCAGAGGAAGGAATGGTGGCTATTTTAATTATGTATGTAGATGATATTGTGATAACTGGGGATGACATTGATGAACAAGAGAGATTAAAAAGAAGACTTGGTGAGGAATTCGAAATTAAAGACTTGGGTCCTTTGAAATACTTCCTTGGAATGGAATTTGCAAGGTCCAAAGAAGGCATTTTTGTAAGTCAGCGTaagtatgtacttgatttaCTTAATGAGACTGGTATGATGGGTTGTAAACCTGCTGAAACACCTAGTGAACCTAATGTTAAACTACAGGCTGTTGAAGACTTGAAAAGTGTGAAGGACAAAGAGCTTTATCAAAGATTAGTTGGGAGACTGATTTATTTGTCACATACACGACCAGACATAGCTTTCTCTATGAGTATGGTAAGTCAGTTCATGCATTCACCTGGTTCAAGGCATTTCGATGCAGTCTATAGGATTCTAAGGTATCTAAAGGGAACACTGGGTAAAGGCCTCTTGTTTAGACCTCGAGGGCATCTAGAGATTGAAGCCTAcactgatgcagattgggctggAAGCACTCTAGATAAAAGATCTACATCAGGCTACTGTTCATATGTTGGAGGTAATTTGGTCACTTGGCGAAGCAAGAAACAAAGTGTGGTGGCTAGAAGCAGTGCTGAAGTTGAATTTAGAGCTGTCGCTCATGGAATTTGTGAAATTATTTGGATAAAAAGGCTGCTTGAAGAGCTGAAGTCATCACAATCGTCTCCTATGAAGTTATATTGTGACAACAAGGCAGCAATTGCAATTGCTCATAATCTTGTACTTCATGATCGCACAAAGCATGTTGAAGTAGATAAGCATTTTATTAAGGAGAAAATTGAGAGTGGTCAAGTGTGTATGCCTTATGTTTCTAGTGAAGATCAGGTGGCGGATATTTTCACAAAAGGATTATGTaaaaaacaatttaattttCTGACTAGCAAGCTGGCTATGGAGAACATTTTTTTGCCCAACTTGAGGGGGAGTGTTGGAAAATCAGCTttcctaattattattattattcagtaTAGCTGTATAATAATAATTCTGTTTTTATTGTACCATATTTTTAGGGAATTAGTTTAG